A portion of the Eubacterium maltosivorans genome contains these proteins:
- a CDS encoding class I SAM-dependent methyltransferase, whose protein sequence is MNSTLKSSGKNWYKEIWGLDIKNQSWVENTVDEVAFIIKTLKLNGKEKILDMACGFGRHSLEFARRGYEVVGVDITKDYVDDAIKSADHEKLKEESAS, encoded by the coding sequence GTGAATTCGACCTTAAAATCATCAGGAAAAAACTGGTATAAAGAAATATGGGGCCTGGACATCAAAAACCAGTCGTGGGTAGAAAATACCGTCGATGAAGTTGCGTTTATTATAAAAACCTTAAAATTGAATGGGAAAGAAAAAATCCTCGACATGGCCTGTGGCTTTGGAAGACATTCGTTGGAATTTGCCCGAAGAGGGTATGAGGTTGTCGGCGTGGACATCACTAAAGACTATGTAGATGATGCCATAAAAAGCGCTGATCATGAAAAATTGAAAGAGGAAAGCGCGTCGTAA
- a CDS encoding TIM barrel protein, which yields MKKLINMTVFSHDMDRFEDRGALKDFYKSRGLDGLELQVLWNERLPEKIPQEDVVGVHLRMFPYWLDLWRSDEDALLQEFDKPENWEVYYEGKDKSSILNRLEKELDIAQALNAEYVVFHVSDCRFTETYHNVFHYSDETVIDASCEVINTLLDGKNYTFKFLVENLWWPGLTLTRPEMTERLLRGIHTAQKGIMLDTGHLLHTNLELRTEKEGIDYINKMLDAHGPLCDYICGMHLQQSLSGAYVQKIAQNPPDLKESFWDRFCQCSEHIFNIDAHLPFTHPEVNALIQRISPEYLTLELVSADSVEHGQKLDRQLMALK from the coding sequence ATGAAAAAATTGATTAATATGACAGTATTCAGCCATGATATGGATCGGTTTGAAGATCGGGGGGCCTTGAAGGATTTTTACAAATCCCGCGGTCTGGACGGCCTGGAGCTTCAGGTATTGTGGAATGAGCGTCTTCCCGAGAAGATACCTCAGGAGGATGTTGTGGGCGTGCATCTGAGAATGTTCCCTTATTGGCTGGATCTATGGCGTAGTGATGAAGATGCCTTGCTGCAGGAGTTTGATAAGCCGGAAAATTGGGAGGTATATTATGAGGGAAAGGATAAATCCAGTATCCTCAACCGCTTAGAAAAGGAACTGGACATAGCGCAGGCACTGAATGCCGAGTATGTGGTGTTCCATGTCTCGGACTGCCGTTTTACAGAAACTTATCACAATGTTTTTCATTATAGTGACGAGACAGTGATTGACGCAAGCTGTGAAGTGATCAACACGCTTTTGGACGGTAAAAATTACACATTTAAATTCCTGGTCGAAAATCTTTGGTGGCCAGGCCTGACCCTTACCCGACCGGAAATGACAGAACGGCTGCTGAGGGGAATACATACCGCTCAAAAGGGGATTATGTTGGATACCGGCCATTTACTGCATACCAATTTAGAGCTGAGGACAGAAAAGGAAGGCATTGACTACATCAATAAAATGCTCGACGCCCACGGACCGCTTTGCGATTATATCTGTGGGATGCACCTCCAGCAATCCCTCTCAGGGGCCTATGTCCAGAAAATTGCCCAGAATCCGCCGGATTTAAAAGAGTCGTTCTGGGATCGTTTTTGTCAGTGTTCAGAGCATATTTTTAATATTGACGCCCATCTGCCCTTCACACACCCAGAAGTAAATGCACTGATACAGAGAATATCGCCCGAATACCTGACGCTGGAGCTTGTGAGCGCCGACTCGGTTGAGCATGGGCAGAAGCTGGATAGGCAGCTCATGGCCTTAAAGTAG
- a CDS encoding DUF2115 family protein — protein MTKYDLVLQLQEEAEMFDLEVLMQQREEVQKIKYKPGTLAHQTMLNTIYNVTALISLKTEALENCAIKSISEKRLLAFERLIDQYLEDYALGGELQRSMIKLACTYLAFIEEKPLHPVGSHFDGQFLEQQFDQYYCPQKARELRNPDALCHFCSAHCKETPETGDCATAENRISV, from the coding sequence ATGACAAAATATGATTTAGTCCTCCAGCTTCAAGAGGAAGCCGAAATGTTTGATCTGGAGGTTTTGATGCAGCAGCGCGAGGAGGTACAGAAGATTAAGTATAAGCCGGGGACGCTGGCACACCAGACCATGCTCAATACCATTTACAATGTAACAGCGTTGATCAGCCTGAAGACAGAGGCTCTGGAAAACTGCGCCATAAAAAGCATCAGTGAAAAGCGGTTACTTGCCTTTGAACGCCTGATTGACCAATACCTGGAAGATTATGCCCTTGGAGGAGAGCTGCAGAGAAGCATGATCAAGCTCGCGTGTACTTATTTGGCTTTTATCGAAGAAAAACCTCTCCACCCTGTAGGAAGCCACTTTGACGGACAGTTTCTGGAGCAGCAGTTTGATCAGTATTACTGTCCTCAAAAGGCCAGAGAGCTACGCAATCCGGACGCACTCTGTCATTTCTGCAGTGCTCACTGCAAAGAGACGCCGGAGACTGGGGATTGTGCTACGGCAGAGAATCGCATCAGTGTGTAA
- a CDS encoding DUF2284 domain-containing protein has protein sequence MDNLRTAFNTNEKIMNHPSVFMHPSPQEMGVNECAFSTTDQLLFSDQTRTLCEHNSCGQFDATWACPPAVGSYESCVLKCLSYKNVLIFSTVADLKGRYNARGWQDARIRHEAVTARVAQQFRTHRPNSLVLSTEGCLVCDACTYPHEPCRYPDKLFPSVEGYGIIVMDIVIKTGLRYTHGPETLTYFSFILF, from the coding sequence ATGGATAATTTGAGAACAGCATTTAATACGAATGAAAAAATCATGAATCATCCGAGTGTGTTTATGCACCCATCACCGCAGGAAATGGGTGTGAACGAATGCGCTTTTTCAACGACCGATCAGCTGCTTTTTTCAGACCAGACGCGGACTCTGTGCGAGCACAACAGCTGCGGACAATTTGACGCGACATGGGCGTGCCCTCCGGCTGTGGGAAGCTATGAAAGCTGTGTGCTGAAATGTCTCTCCTATAAAAATGTGCTGATTTTTTCTACCGTCGCGGATTTGAAAGGGCGCTATAACGCAAGGGGCTGGCAGGATGCCCGTATCAGACACGAGGCAGTCACGGCCAGAGTAGCTCAGCAGTTTCGGACACATCGGCCGAACAGTCTCGTATTGTCGACAGAAGGGTGTCTGGTCTGTGACGCGTGCACCTACCCACACGAGCCTTGCCGGTATCCAGATAAGCTCTTTCCCTCAGTGGAGGGGTATGGGATTATTGTAATGGATATTGTGATCAAAACTGGCCTGCGTTATACCCATGGCCCGGAAACCCTGACGTATTTCAGCTTTATTCTTTTTTAA
- a CDS encoding class B sortase — MTKKKVKKKRSAVRVVGDIVIILIILALLGAAGWMLYKEFFPNNTPILKMQVINREDNSIDWAALREVNPETVGWLSIEGTNIDTPVVQTTDNDKYLYTSFNGESDERGVPFLDMNYKWQPRSQNSLIYGHSTMRSGVHVMFDDLLYYYKDPNFITEHNKIVYRRPPELGGDGVWEIFAVLVVEQDYDYRQLEFADDESFLAYYQNIKNQSIVATDVNVQPGDEILTLSTCIFNVGLNDGRLAVIARRVS; from the coding sequence ATGACAAAAAAGAAAGTGAAGAAAAAAAGAAGCGCTGTGCGTGTCGTTGGTGACATTGTCATCATTTTGATCATTCTCGCCCTTTTAGGGGCGGCAGGGTGGATGCTTTATAAAGAGTTCTTTCCAAACAACACACCGATTCTTAAAATGCAGGTCATAAACCGCGAGGATAACAGCATCGACTGGGCGGCATTGCGTGAGGTAAACCCGGAAACCGTTGGCTGGCTGAGTATTGAAGGGACAAATATCGATACCCCTGTAGTACAGACAACCGATAATGATAAATATTTGTATACCTCATTCAACGGCGAGTCGGATGAAAGAGGCGTTCCCTTTTTAGATATGAATTACAAGTGGCAGCCCAGAAGCCAGAATTCGCTGATTTATGGGCATAGCACCATGCGCAGCGGCGTGCATGTCATGTTTGACGATTTGCTTTATTACTATAAAGACCCAAATTTTATTACAGAGCACAATAAAATTGTTTACAGAAGACCGCCAGAACTGGGCGGTGACGGCGTTTGGGAGATCTTTGCCGTGCTGGTGGTTGAGCAGGACTATGATTACAGACAGCTGGAATTTGCCGACGATGAAAGTTTTCTGGCCTATTACCAAAACATAAAAAACCAGAGCATTGTCGCGACCGATGTGAATGTACAGCCAGGTGATGAGATCCTTACACTGTCCACCTGTATCTTTAATGTCGGACTGAACGATGGCCGTTTAGCCGTAATTGCCCGTCGTGTTTCATAA
- a CDS encoding LysR family transcriptional regulator: MISMQNMKYIVEIAKHHSISAAAKSLFVSQSTLSTAVREVEQQLGISIFRRNNRGIEVTFEGQDFLNHAKDIVEQSEYLERRYKHRKTLPMRFSVSTQRLPFSVMSFIQIVEDLELRHYDIAIRECPTHEVIHDVASRRSELGILCINEHYLNTMQKLLDSSNLTFCELGQLTIYVFLRKKHPLSGNTSLTLDMLKEYPFVTYDQGEDNMLHFSEEILFNEIWDKNIHVIDRCSKIALVRGTNCFSIGPDLTNSDADRMHSNMSEVRAVRFLDNDQRLHAGYILRNEHSLSAIGEKYIKVLTEKIKSFEKWD; the protein is encoded by the coding sequence ATGATCTCTATGCAAAACATGAAATACATTGTCGAGATCGCAAAGCACCACTCGATCTCCGCTGCCGCCAAGTCTCTTTTTGTCTCACAGTCAACGCTTTCAACAGCGGTGCGTGAGGTGGAGCAGCAGCTTGGCATCTCAATTTTCAGACGAAATAACCGTGGCATTGAGGTCACCTTTGAGGGACAAGACTTTCTAAACCACGCCAAGGATATTGTGGAGCAGAGCGAATATCTTGAAAGGCGGTACAAGCACCGAAAAACCCTGCCCATGCGTTTTTCTGTTTCCACTCAACGCCTTCCCTTCTCGGTCATGTCCTTCATACAGATTGTCGAGGACCTTGAACTCAGGCATTATGACATCGCCATCCGCGAGTGCCCAACCCATGAGGTCATACACGATGTGGCGTCCAGGCGCAGTGAGCTTGGTATTTTATGTATTAACGAGCACTATCTCAACACCATGCAGAAGCTCCTTGATTCCAGTAATTTAACCTTCTGTGAGCTGGGGCAGCTCACCATTTATGTTTTCCTGCGGAAAAAGCACCCCCTGAGCGGAAACACCTCCCTGACGCTGGATATGCTCAAAGAATACCCCTTCGTAACCTATGACCAGGGCGAGGACAACATGCTGCATTTTTCTGAGGAAATCTTGTTTAATGAAATCTGGGATAAAAACATTCATGTCATTGACCGATGCTCCAAAATCGCCCTTGTCCGCGGCACAAACTGCTTCAGCATCGGCCCTGACCTGACCAACAGCGATGCTGACCGTATGCATTCCAACATGAGTGAAGTAAGGGCTGTCCGTTTTTTAGACAACGACCAGCGGCTCCACGCCGGATATATTCTCAGAAACGAGCACAGCTTAAGCGCCATCGGCGAGAAATATATTAAGGTCCTGACCGAAAAGATAAAATCCTTTGAAAAATGGGACTGA
- a CDS encoding nitrogenase iron protein NifH, protein MEKSSKRIAFYGKGGIGKSTIAANVSAAFAKMGKRVLHIGCDPKSDSTRCLMRKRIPTVIQKLNEKGEQVTVQDILFMGETGVACVEAGGPEAGIGCAGMGISTTLETLEKLGIFEESWDLILYDVLGDVVCGGFSMPMRKKCVDQVYIVTSSELMSLYAANNIMMSIVRYSARAQPLLGGLIHNRARPGTDHRAVERFGELTGSLIAASVSQSDTLRLADYQKTTVFEQDEGEALQKSFMTLARAIARQEAGTLPKPLSDAEMDSLGEILYQFEKENHHEHSNG, encoded by the coding sequence ATGGAAAAGAGCAGTAAGAGAATCGCGTTTTATGGAAAGGGCGGTATTGGAAAGTCGACCATTGCGGCCAATGTTTCCGCCGCTTTCGCAAAAATGGGGAAAAGGGTGCTTCACATCGGCTGTGATCCTAAGTCGGATTCAACCCGGTGCCTGATGAGAAAGCGGATTCCCACAGTCATCCAAAAGCTGAATGAAAAAGGAGAACAGGTGACGGTACAGGATATCCTGTTTATGGGAGAGACGGGGGTGGCATGTGTAGAGGCTGGAGGACCGGAGGCAGGCATTGGCTGTGCGGGAATGGGGATCTCTACTACCCTGGAGACCCTTGAAAAGCTGGGAATATTTGAAGAGAGCTGGGATTTAATCCTCTATGATGTTTTAGGCGATGTGGTCTGCGGTGGATTTTCAATGCCTATGAGAAAAAAGTGTGTGGATCAGGTGTATATTGTCACCTCCTCTGAGCTGATGTCGCTTTACGCCGCCAATAATATCATGATGAGCATTGTGCGGTATTCTGCCCGGGCACAGCCCCTGCTTGGCGGACTGATCCATAACCGGGCCAGGCCTGGTACAGACCATCGGGCTGTCGAGCGCTTTGGTGAGCTGACAGGCAGCCTGATTGCGGCCTCTGTCAGCCAAAGTGATACGCTTCGGCTTGCCGACTATCAGAAGACAACTGTTTTTGAGCAGGACGAAGGTGAAGCACTGCAAAAAAGTTTTATGACACTGGCCAGAGCCATAGCCCGTCAGGAGGCCGGGACACTCCCGAAACCCCTTTCTGATGCAGAGATGGACAGTCTGGGCGAAATACTCTATCAGTTTGAGAAGGAGAACCATCATGAGCACAGCAACGGTTGA
- a CDS encoding nitrogenase component 1: MSTATVEKAQPGMGDEALSRLLFQTEGVRVLAVGPPACLRILYFRAMEKEALSRLRLCPVSRLEYTLGSCAHRVRGMLEELVTTRGTKGVVLYVSCPDILIQTDFETLVSEADNPYNVPVAVFRRGPMEKRKKKSVERLEEIIQGFGHAQENHKEGKEERLCPLPPLAADYSGALTAFEGDRSICACLVTGAGCASCPRSIDDFREQPFWYSRMNDLQVTLGAAESIEKGIDAVMQEENRQSAFIVGTPLTVMTGLDDSSFPSLKEKIFIQTNGFQDALEGTQQALSNVSRKQMRRCKRTEKRINFVGYTPFVFGNQRQFAALVRELAQLGYAVCWLGGGKLAELREAPKASVNWVISEVGLELAKWMEKQYGTPWFYQMPVSVSGVRAAYQYLESITGDAAFRRCPQDTVPFKREQRNAVMIGDHELNRQMSTALKNEFYVECAIVEKLPSQWGLAGEVDYVVADPLYFQYLPENTAVKVPLPFPALSGNRYIKGDYCIIGREGCQYLKQFFM, translated from the coding sequence ATGAGCACAGCAACGGTTGAGAAAGCACAGCCAGGAATGGGAGATGAAGCGCTGTCCAGACTTCTTTTCCAAACTGAAGGTGTGCGCGTTCTGGCAGTGGGGCCGCCGGCCTGTCTCCGAATTCTTTATTTCAGGGCAATGGAGAAAGAAGCCCTCAGCCGCCTGAGACTCTGTCCAGTCTCCAGGCTAGAGTATACACTTGGCAGCTGCGCGCACAGAGTCCGCGGTATGCTCGAGGAGCTTGTTACGACCAGAGGGACAAAGGGGGTGGTGCTCTATGTTTCCTGTCCAGATATTCTTATACAGACCGATTTTGAGACGCTGGTATCAGAAGCGGATAATCCTTATAATGTGCCGGTCGCTGTTTTCAGACGGGGTCCTATGGAAAAACGGAAGAAAAAGTCTGTGGAACGGCTTGAAGAAATCATTCAGGGATTTGGACACGCTCAGGAAAACCACAAAGAAGGAAAAGAGGAGCGCCTCTGTCCGCTGCCGCCTCTGGCAGCAGATTACAGCGGCGCGCTGACTGCTTTTGAAGGGGACCGCTCGATCTGCGCCTGTCTGGTAACAGGCGCGGGCTGTGCCTCCTGTCCACGGTCCATTGATGATTTCAGAGAACAGCCTTTCTGGTATTCAAGAATGAACGACCTCCAGGTGACACTTGGCGCGGCTGAGAGCATCGAGAAGGGCATAGACGCCGTCATGCAGGAAGAAAACAGGCAGTCTGCGTTCATTGTGGGCACACCGCTAACTGTTATGACGGGTCTTGACGACAGCTCTTTTCCTTCGCTTAAGGAAAAAATATTCATCCAGACCAACGGCTTTCAAGACGCCCTTGAGGGAACACAGCAAGCGCTATCCAACGTTTCAAGAAAGCAGATGCGGCGTTGTAAGCGCACCGAAAAGCGAATCAATTTTGTGGGGTATACGCCCTTTGTTTTTGGAAACCAGCGGCAGTTTGCTGCGCTGGTACGTGAGCTTGCCCAACTGGGCTATGCTGTCTGCTGGCTGGGAGGCGGAAAGCTTGCTGAACTTAGAGAAGCGCCCAAAGCGAGTGTCAACTGGGTTATCTCAGAAGTGGGCCTTGAGCTGGCGAAGTGGATGGAAAAACAGTATGGTACGCCGTGGTTTTATCAGATGCCTGTTAGCGTGAGCGGTGTCAGGGCCGCTTATCAATATCTGGAAAGCATAACAGGAGACGCTGCGTTCCGGAGATGCCCCCAGGACACAGTGCCTTTTAAGCGGGAGCAGAGAAATGCAGTGATGATAGGGGATCATGAGCTGAACCGGCAGATGAGTACGGCCCTGAAAAATGAATTTTATGTTGAGTGCGCCATTGTCGAAAAGCTTCCTTCCCAGTGGGGTCTTGCCGGAGAAGTGGATTATGTTGTCGCGGATCCGCTGTATTTTCAGTATCTTCCTGAAAATACAGCGGTTAAGGTTCCCTTGCCCTTCCCAGCCCTCAGTGGAAACCGTTATATAAAGGGGGATTACTGTATTATCGGCCGAGAAGGCTGTCAGTATTTAAAACAGTTTTTTATGTAA
- a CDS encoding ABC transporter substrate-binding protein, with protein MKKTWLKAAGLCLAVSLIFGGCASSGKTAESTDKAEARVITDEGGNQVELPEKITKVAITPIPWASAVWTVDGGSDRIVSINPSAMAQYKKSFMTKLAPEFAEISTGEISQDFSINIEELMKLSPEVAFIWNDQEAEAEKLKAVGITPVMLNYAENLENLKKDLTLVGKVLDKEDFAQKLIDYHNDTETYFTNKKDQVAAADQKSVLYLQNKKLSVAGSKNINNYLLELTGGRNVAAGLEKKWAEVNMEQIMEWNPEIIYLSNFDDTMPEDLYENKIEGQDWSNIDAVKNHRVYKTPVGILRWDAPCVETPLMLKWMGSIQQPEIFSDYDIRSDIKDFYKKFFDYNLADEEIDAIYNVKVNQ; from the coding sequence ATGAAAAAAACATGGTTAAAAGCAGCAGGCCTGTGTCTGGCTGTCAGTTTGATTTTTGGAGGCTGCGCCAGCAGCGGAAAAACCGCGGAGAGTACCGACAAAGCCGAGGCGCGTGTTATAACCGATGAGGGCGGTAACCAGGTAGAGCTGCCGGAAAAGATTACAAAGGTAGCCATCACCCCGATTCCATGGGCATCGGCTGTGTGGACGGTTGACGGGGGAAGTGACAGGATTGTGTCCATTAACCCCAGCGCGATGGCCCAGTATAAAAAAAGCTTTATGACCAAACTTGCGCCGGAATTTGCAGAGATTTCCACTGGAGAAATCTCCCAGGATTTTTCCATTAATATCGAGGAACTGATGAAGCTTTCGCCAGAGGTGGCGTTTATCTGGAATGACCAGGAGGCCGAGGCCGAAAAGCTGAAAGCGGTTGGTATTACGCCTGTTATGTTAAACTATGCCGAAAACCTTGAGAACCTGAAAAAGGATTTAACACTGGTGGGAAAGGTTCTGGACAAGGAGGATTTTGCCCAGAAGCTCATCGATTACCACAATGATACCGAGACGTATTTTACCAATAAAAAGGATCAGGTTGCCGCGGCAGATCAAAAGAGCGTTCTCTACCTGCAGAATAAGAAACTGAGCGTAGCGGGGTCAAAAAACATTAATAACTATCTGCTTGAGCTGACAGGCGGCCGGAATGTTGCCGCTGGTTTAGAGAAAAAGTGGGCAGAGGTAAATATGGAGCAGATTATGGAATGGAACCCTGAGATTATCTACCTTTCAAATTTTGACGATACCATGCCAGAGGATTTGTATGAAAATAAAATCGAAGGACAGGACTGGAGCAATATCGACGCGGTCAAAAACCACCGCGTTTACAAAACACCAGTAGGGATTCTGCGCTGGGATGCCCCCTGTGTGGAGACGCCGCTGATGCTCAAGTGGATGGGTAGCATCCAGCAGCCGGAAATCTTTTCAGATTATGATATCCGGAGTGACATTAAGGATTTTTACAAAAAGTTTTTTGATTACAATTTAGCCGATGAAGAGATTGACGCCATTTATAATGTGAAAGTAAACCAGTAA
- a CDS encoding FecCD family ABC transporter permease — translation MNTAGLKKKINQKYYAVFAGLILVLVLSGILALCLGRYWIPFLDVVKVILSRVFPISGSWDANTESVVMTLRLPRVAAAVLVGGSLALSGAVYQGVFQNPLVAPDLLGVSSGACIGAALAILFSVGTFGVQVGAFIGGIIAVMITTAIPKVIKNNSNMMLVLAGIIVTGLMNSIMGIIKYIADPETQLAEITYWQMGSIAKVLPNSLLMICPAVLISTVVLMAMRWRINVLSLGETEAKSLGITIKTTRMIVIVCATLLTACSVCICGTIGWVGLVVPHLGRLLVGPDNMKLLPVSFVVGGIFLLVVDTIARTLTSAELPLSILTGLIGAPFYFYLLKKQRMNLS, via the coding sequence ATGAATACAGCGGGACTTAAAAAGAAAATCAACCAGAAATACTATGCTGTTTTCGCTGGACTGATCCTCGTTTTGGTTTTATCCGGAATTCTGGCTTTGTGCTTGGGCCGTTACTGGATACCCTTTTTAGATGTGGTTAAGGTGATTCTGTCCAGGGTTTTTCCGATTTCAGGGAGCTGGGACGCCAACACAGAAAGTGTGGTTATGACCCTTCGGCTGCCGCGTGTAGCGGCAGCTGTCCTGGTCGGCGGCTCTCTGGCTCTTTCCGGTGCAGTTTATCAAGGTGTTTTTCAAAACCCTCTGGTGGCGCCGGATCTGCTGGGTGTATCCTCCGGGGCCTGCATTGGGGCGGCCCTCGCCATTCTTTTTAGCGTTGGCACCTTTGGTGTGCAGGTTGGCGCTTTTATCGGCGGCATTATCGCAGTCATGATCACAACTGCTATTCCCAAGGTTATCAAAAATAACTCCAATATGATGCTGGTGCTGGCAGGCATCATTGTCACAGGGCTTATGAACTCCATTATGGGGATCATTAAGTACATCGCCGACCCCGAGACACAGCTGGCGGAAATCACCTACTGGCAGATGGGCAGCATTGCAAAGGTGCTGCCAAACAGCCTTCTGATGATCTGTCCCGCGGTGCTTATCTCCACAGTGGTATTGATGGCCATGCGATGGCGAATTAACGTGCTGTCCCTCGGAGAGACAGAGGCAAAAAGCCTGGGGATCACCATCAAAACTACAAGGATGATCGTGATTGTCTGCGCGACACTGCTGACAGCCTGCTCTGTCTGTATCTGTGGGACCATTGGCTGGGTTGGGCTGGTTGTGCCGCATCTCGGCAGGCTTTTGGTGGGGCCGGATAACATGAAACTGCTGCCAGTCTCCTTTGTGGTCGGGGGGATCTTTTTGCTGGTGGTGGATACCATCGCCCGAACACTCACAAGCGCCGAGCTGCCCTTGAGCATCTTAACCGGACTGATTGGTGCGCCCTTCTATTTTTATCTGCTTAAAAAACAAAGGATGAACCTCTCATGA
- a CDS encoding ABC transporter ATP-binding protein — protein MKLEVNNLSFKYLNSCVIFEQVNFELEKGQILSILGPNGAGKSTLLNCIGNLITPQEGKIRLNGEEVDKMSPKKVAQRIGYVPQIHVPTYEYTVREFVVMGRTPYLGKMRSPGDADYEQVERALDMVGIKHLVEKPYTQISGGERQLVTIARAIVQEPDFILLDEPTAHLDFGNQIKTMRLVKKLAENGFGIIMTTHNPDQVFYTGGFVALLDRQGRLHCGVPEDILTEPSLTQLYQERVCVFYSDELKRRVCISGI, from the coding sequence ATGAAGCTGGAAGTCAATAATCTTAGTTTTAAATATTTAAACAGCTGTGTTATTTTTGAACAAGTGAATTTTGAGCTTGAAAAAGGTCAGATACTGTCAATTTTAGGGCCGAACGGCGCAGGAAAATCGACATTGTTGAATTGTATTGGAAATTTGATCACGCCGCAGGAGGGGAAGATAAGGTTGAATGGGGAAGAGGTCGATAAAATGTCCCCCAAAAAGGTAGCTCAGAGAATTGGCTATGTGCCGCAGATTCATGTTCCCACCTACGAGTATACAGTCAGAGAGTTTGTGGTCATGGGGCGCACTCCCTATCTTGGAAAAATGCGTTCCCCGGGTGACGCCGATTATGAGCAGGTAGAGCGGGCGCTGGATATGGTCGGCATAAAGCATCTTGTTGAAAAGCCCTACACGCAGATCAGCGGTGGTGAAAGACAGCTGGTAACCATTGCCAGAGCCATCGTTCAGGAGCCGGACTTTATCCTTTTGGATGAGCCGACAGCTCACCTGGACTTTGGCAACCAGATTAAGACCATGCGCCTTGTCAAAAAGCTGGCTGAAAATGGATTTGGTATTATCATGACAACACATAATCCCGATCAGGTTTTTTACACCGGTGGGTTCGTTGCGCTCTTAGACCGGCAGGGAAGACTGCACTGCGGAGTGCCAGAGGATATTCTCACTGAGCCGTCTCTCACACAGCTCTACCAGGAAAGAGTCTGTGTGTTTTATTCGGATGAGCTGAAACGCAGGGTGTGTATATCGGGAATTTAA
- a CDS encoding ArsR/SmtB family transcription factor has translation MDIGALSVKILKAMGHPIRLKIVKFLLDKPHCVCELKENLEFSQPNLSQHLKILKEAGIIESEKVGVQTHYHVALKSTATLIAAAETMSQEYLGQFK, from the coding sequence ATGGATATTGGAGCGTTATCCGTCAAAATATTAAAAGCAATGGGCCACCCGATCCGTTTGAAAATTGTCAAATTTTTATTGGACAAGCCCCATTGTGTCTGTGAGCTGAAAGAGAACCTTGAGTTCAGCCAGCCCAATCTTTCCCAGCATTTAAAAATATTGAAGGAAGCTGGTATTATTGAGAGCGAAAAGGTTGGTGTCCAGACACACTATCATGTCGCTTTAAAAAGCACCGCCACCTTAATTGCCGCGGCCGAAACCATGAGCCAGGAATATTTGGGCCAGTTTAAATAA
- a CDS encoding 4Fe-4S dicluster domain-containing protein produces MSDTTFMGVERNRIDWSPRIDYSKCNDCMDCMDFCPHQVFEKQVGSAHQLAVKNPDNCVVFCRACGKTCGPGAITFPDKAAATQAIKAMRREDKES; encoded by the coding sequence ATGAGTGATACAACATTTATGGGAGTGGAACGAAACCGGATTGACTGGTCACCCCGCATTGACTACAGCAAATGTAACGACTGTATGGATTGCATGGATTTCTGTCCGCACCAGGTATTTGAAAAGCAGGTGGGCAGCGCGCATCAGCTGGCGGTAAAAAATCCGGATAACTGCGTTGTTTTTTGCCGCGCCTGCGGAAAGACCTGTGGACCTGGCGCCATCACATTTCCGGATAAAGCAGCGGCAACTCAGGCCATTAAAGCCATGCGCAGGGAGGACAAAGAATCATGA